TCGGGGACCTCTCGATCTACGACCTGGCGGTCAACACCGCCCGCTGGGGGCCCGAGCCGACCACCGACATGCTCGTCGCCGCCGCCGAGACCTACGAGCCCGCCGGCGACGAGGGCGCGTTCCCGGTGACCGACGTCCGCTACGAGTTCTGATGTGCCGCGACCCGCCCGAGGAGCGCGATCTCGAATCGCTCGCCGAGTTCGGCGTCGTCAACCTCGACAAGCCGCCCGGCCCCTCGGCCCACCAGGCCTCGGGCTGGCTGCGCGACGCCCTCGACGTCGAGAAGGCCGCCCATGCCGGCACCCTCGACCCCAAGGTGACGGGCTGTCTCCCGACGCTGACCGGGACCGCGACCCGGCTCGCGCCCGCCTTCCTCGAAGGGGAGAAGGAGTACGTCGCCGTCCTGGAGCTCCACGGGCCGGCGCCGACGGACATCGAATCCGTGATCGGGGAGTTCGAGGGAGCGCTCTACCAGAAGCCGCCCAGAAAGAGCGCGGTCTCGCGGCGCCTCCGGGTGCGGACGGTCCACGAGCTCGACCTGCTCGAGGTCCGCGAGCGGAAGGCCCTGCTCCGGATCCGCTGTGAGAGCGGGACGTACATCAGAAAGCTCTGTCACGACCTCGGGCTCGCGCTGGGGACCGGCGCCCACATGGGCCACCTGCGCCGAACCGCGACGACCCCCTTCGACGACGCCTCGCTGTGCTCGCTTCACGACCTGGTCGACGCGATCGCCTTCGCCGAGGAGGGCGACGAGGAGCCCCTTCGAGGGATCCTCGCGCCGGGCGAGCGCGCGCTCGTTCACCTCCCGCGGGTGACGATCGCCCCGAGCGCCGCCCGCGAAGTCGCGAACGGCGCGCAGGTCTACGCGCCGGGGGTCATCGATAGCGAGGGCGACCCCGACGAGGAGCCGCTGGTCGCCTGCTACACCCCCGACGGATCGGCGGTCTGTCTCGGTCGGCTCGTCGGCGACCCCGACGCGGATTCGGGTCGGGTCGTCGCCCTCGAGCGGGTGTTGGTCTGACCCGACGAGGCGAACCCGCCGGAGCGAAACGACACCCTTAATTGGTCGACGGGCGTTGTCCGAAACGCGGGACCGTGGGGTAGTGGTATCCTCTGCCGATGGGGTCGGTAGGACCTGAGTTCGACTCTCAGCGGTCCCACTTTTCGAAGAAGAATGAAACGGGGAGCGAATAGCACGAGCGACCATGGTCCCATGTTCTACCGCGTCGCCAGACCGTGAGATCCCGTGACGAGTGAGTCCGCGAGCAGCGGGATTCACGGATAGGACCGGGTGTCGAGCCAGCAAGCCGCCGCTCGCGGAACTCCCCGAGGAACTGCTCGACGGACATGCCGGAGATTCGGGCGCCGGCGGCTTATATCCGGGCTTCGCCTACCGCAGCCGGAGGAACCGCCGGTCGTCCGCGCGCTCGGCGCTTGCCGGATAGACGACGACGAAGTCGCCGTCGACCAGCGTCGAGATGCTCTTCGGGAGGGTCTGGAGCTGGGGATGCCAGCCGACCGTCCCCCGACGGGCGCTCAGACAGACCACGAGGTCCCGCGAGGAGACGTCGTCGCGGAGCACCTCCAGAAGCGCCTTCCAGTCCTCGACGCCTTCGAACCCCGCGGCAATCTCCGGCTCGACGCCCTCGAAGAGTCGCTCGTATCGTCGGGGATCGTCGCCGACGACGACGCCGCGCACCCGGGTTCCGCTCCGGTCGGCGAGCGTCTTGACCGTGTGGACCGCCTCGCCGAAGCCCGCGTTGTGGGCGATCCCCGGCGGGAACAACACCACGAGCTCGCGGGCGGTCCCGAGGGGCTCGCGCACCCGCGAGACGAGCACCTGTTGGGTCGTCCGCCGGAGCACCTGGTCGATCACCTCGCCGAAGACCCGTTGTTCGCGCGAGCGCGCGCCGTCCCAACCGATGACGACCGTCGACGCGCGGTTCTCGACGGCCGCGTTGACGATCCCCGAGGCGACGTTGTAGTTGAGCCGCGTCCCCGACTTGAGGGGGACCTCCGCGCCCGAAGCGTACTCGGCGGTCCGGTCGAGCGTCGCCTCGGCGCGTGCCACCCGTGCGTCGGCGCCCTCGCCGGGTTCGACGACCGTGACCGCCCGGAGCGGGTCGCTCGCCCGCGGCTCGCGGATCGCGAGGGCCAGGTCCACGAGCCCCTCGGCGTTGTCCGAGTCATCGGCGAAGGGGATCAACAGCCGCTGTGCGCGATCGGCGGGGTCGTAGTCGCTCCGCTCGCCCGCGAGCGCGATCCGCTTGCCGGCCCGTTCCATGACCGCGGGGCTGATCACGCTGACCGCGAGGATCATCAGGACGACGGCGTTGACCATCTCCTGGTCGAAGCCGTCGATCCCGACCTGGAAGCCGATGAGCACGATCGCGAGCGCCGCGGCGGCCTGGCCCAGCGAGAGCGCGAACATCCCCCGGACCTGATCGGCGCTGTAGCCGTAGAGCCGGCCGGCGATCCATGCCGCGGCGAACTTCGTCGCGA
The sequence above is a segment of the Halalkalicoccus tibetensis genome. Coding sequences within it:
- a CDS encoding cation:proton antiporter, giving the protein MDAVSRPAVAELPVSDPVLIFALAMIAFLVAPLLFGRYRLPGIVGIILVGAAIGPNALGVLERDATIVLLGEVGLIYLMFVAGLEIDLDGFFEGVDRSVVFGLLSFLVPQAVGTVAGVAVLGLSIPAALLFASIFASHTLLAYPVVNRLGIATDEAMTATIGGTILTDTLALLVLAIVVASAEGALDAAFWAQLGVGLTLFFVGVWVLVPRIGAWFFRTVNEESYFEFLFVMSTLFVCAYLAELAGVEPIVGAFLAGLVLNRLIPAHGTLMNRIEFVGNALFIPFFLLSVGMLVDARAIAEGPRTLLIAGVLIVSVLATKFAAAWIAGRLYGYSADQVRGMFALSLGQAAAALAIVLIGFQVGIDGFDQEMVNAVVLMILAVSVISPAVMERAGKRIALAGERSDYDPADRAQRLLIPFADDSDNAEGLVDLALAIREPRASDPLRAVTVVEPGEGADARVARAEATLDRTAEYASGAEVPLKSGTRLNYNVASGIVNAAVENRASTVVIGWDGARSREQRVFGEVIDQVLRRTTQQVLVSRVREPLGTARELVVLFPPGIAHNAGFGEAVHTVKTLADRSGTRVRGVVVGDDPRRYERLFEGVEPEIAAGFEGVEDWKALLEVLRDDVSSRDLVVCLSARRGTVGWHPQLQTLPKSISTLVDGDFVVVYPASAERADDRRFLRLR
- a CDS encoding RNA-guided pseudouridylation complex pseudouridine synthase subunit Cbf5, which produces MCRDPPEERDLESLAEFGVVNLDKPPGPSAHQASGWLRDALDVEKAAHAGTLDPKVTGCLPTLTGTATRLAPAFLEGEKEYVAVLELHGPAPTDIESVIGEFEGALYQKPPRKSAVSRRLRVRTVHELDLLEVRERKALLRIRCESGTYIRKLCHDLGLALGTGAHMGHLRRTATTPFDDASLCSLHDLVDAIAFAEEGDEEPLRGILAPGERALVHLPRVTIAPSAAREVANGAQVYAPGVIDSEGDPDEEPLVACYTPDGSAVCLGRLVGDPDADSGRVVALERVLV